Proteins encoded in a region of the Paraburkholderia flava genome:
- a CDS encoding uracil-DNA glycosylase family protein, protein MSTSPRTALSTLLRDIRACTVCAAHLPLGPRPIVRASVDARVLIVGQAPGARVHASGIPWDDASGKRLRQWLGVDDATFYDETRIALVPMGFCYPGKGRSGDNPPRPECAPLWFERLRSAMPRIELTVLIGQYAQRHVLGAQRHVSLTETVAAWREHGPSMVALPHPSPRNIAWFKRHPWFDDEIVPMLRERVAEVLVE, encoded by the coding sequence ATGAGCACCTCGCCTCGCACCGCCCTCTCCACCCTGCTACGCGACATCCGCGCGTGCACCGTCTGCGCCGCGCATCTTCCGCTCGGGCCACGGCCGATCGTGCGTGCATCGGTGGATGCGCGCGTGCTGATCGTCGGCCAGGCGCCCGGTGCGCGCGTGCATGCGAGCGGCATTCCGTGGGACGACGCGAGCGGCAAGCGGCTGCGTCAATGGCTCGGCGTCGACGATGCAACCTTCTACGACGAGACCCGCATCGCACTTGTGCCGATGGGCTTCTGCTATCCGGGCAAAGGACGCAGCGGCGACAATCCACCGCGTCCCGAGTGCGCGCCGCTGTGGTTCGAGCGGCTGCGCTCGGCGATGCCGCGTATCGAACTGACGGTGCTGATCGGTCAGTATGCGCAGCGGCATGTGCTCGGTGCTCAGCGCCATGTGTCACTGACCGAGACGGTCGCCGCGTGGCGCGAGCATGGCCCGTCGATGGTCGCGCTGCCGCATCCGTCGCCGCGCAATATCGCGTGGTTCAAGCGTCATCCGTGGTTTGATGACGAGATCGTGCCGATGTTGCGCGAGCGGGTCGCGGAGGTTTTGGTGGAGTGA
- a CDS encoding GNAT family N-acetyltransferase, translating into MEQIVFRSATLADLPAIVALLADDSLGHERENLSTPLDAVYVAGFHAIEADKNQRLVVAVDGDEVIGTLQLSFVPGIARHGMWRGQIEAVRVAVPRRASGLGQRMIEWAVDQCRSRGCGLVQLTTDKRRIDAQRFYDRLGFVASHEGYKLSL; encoded by the coding sequence TTGGAACAGATCGTTTTCCGCTCGGCCACGCTTGCCGATCTTCCCGCGATCGTCGCGCTGCTGGCAGACGATTCACTCGGCCACGAGCGCGAGAATCTCTCGACGCCGCTCGATGCCGTCTACGTCGCCGGCTTTCATGCGATCGAAGCGGATAAGAACCAGCGTCTGGTGGTGGCCGTCGATGGTGACGAAGTGATCGGGACGTTGCAGCTCTCGTTCGTTCCCGGCATCGCGCGGCACGGCATGTGGCGCGGCCAGATCGAAGCGGTGCGTGTTGCGGTGCCTCGCCGTGCTTCCGGTCTTGGGCAGCGGATGATCGAGTGGGCCGTCGATCAATGCCGTTCGCGCGGTTGTGGGCTTGTGCAGTTGACGACAGACAAACGCCGTATCGATGCGCAGCGGTTCTACGATCGGCTCGGGTTCGTCGCGAGTCATGAGGGCTACAAGCTTTCGCTGTAG
- a CDS encoding alpha/beta hydrolase has translation MLSHRIAATVASVAVIAACWAHTAQAAQDESTPRIAVTQTVEDLPLDNGNFQRVLYYGPESTVRGVIVMFPGGADDIGIERNGTIREGNNFLVRTRERWARKGYAVVIVDALDRQSMRGQRSTSAYVPVLKKIVAFAHRHTDAPVWAMGTSQGSIAAMSAASHAEPGQLAGVVLTESVSILGRSGETVFDAQPENVRVPALVVANASDACKVALPTMADKIAKSMRNTHVTVLHEQGGDAATPNTCGSLSPHGYYGIEDKVIDDIVGWMRETEKASTN, from the coding sequence GTGCTTTCTCATCGCATCGCTGCGACCGTCGCGTCCGTCGCCGTCATCGCGGCCTGCTGGGCCCACACCGCGCAAGCCGCGCAGGACGAGTCCACACCACGCATCGCCGTCACGCAGACCGTCGAAGACCTCCCGCTCGATAACGGCAACTTCCAGCGCGTGCTGTACTACGGGCCCGAATCCACGGTGCGCGGCGTGATCGTGATGTTTCCCGGCGGCGCCGACGACATCGGCATCGAACGCAACGGCACGATCCGCGAAGGCAACAACTTTCTCGTGCGGACCCGCGAACGCTGGGCACGCAAGGGCTATGCGGTGGTCATCGTCGATGCGCTCGATCGTCAGTCGATGCGCGGTCAGCGCAGCACGTCCGCGTACGTCCCGGTGCTGAAGAAGATCGTCGCGTTCGCGCACCGGCACACCGATGCGCCGGTCTGGGCGATGGGCACGAGCCAGGGATCGATCGCCGCGATGAGCGCCGCGTCGCATGCGGAGCCGGGCCAGCTTGCGGGCGTCGTACTGACGGAATCCGTGTCGATCCTGGGCCGCTCGGGTGAGACGGTATTCGATGCGCAGCCGGAAAACGTCCGCGTGCCCGCGCTCGTCGTCGCGAATGCCAGCGACGCCTGCAAGGTCGCGCTGCCGACGATGGCCGACAAGATCGCGAAATCGATGCGCAACACGCACGTTACCGTGCTGCACGAACAGGGCGGCGACGCCGCGACGCCGAACACCTGCGGGTCGCTGTCGCCGCACGGCTACTATGGGATCGAGGACAAGGTCATCGACGACATCGTGGGCTGGATGCGCGAGACGGAAAAGGCATCGACGAACTGA